In the Phyllopteryx taeniolatus isolate TA_2022b chromosome 1, UOR_Ptae_1.2, whole genome shotgun sequence genome, TTGAGAATGAGTGAGCTGAACTATTTATCCATTTGCATTAACTTATTCTGTTTGTGAAAACTGCGGATTTCGGAATTAGTGACCCTCGTATCACGTGTTGAGCGGTGTGCTCCAGATTTCAAACGTGGACCTGACACTCGAGTTTTGGGAACAACCGGGCTTGTGTTTCATTCAAAACATGTCGGAAAAAGTTTTCCTAAACCCAAGCTGATGTTCACCAATGCCTAGTTTTGCTTGAAACCCATTTTTTGGCGGCTTTCATGGATGACTGATGTaattagaaaaaagaaaaaaaatcacatttggaAGGCTGAAATCAGAAGAGTTGGACTttctaaaatgattttaaaaaatggatcaGAACCTTCTAActtccttttcattttgtttcctaTAAGCGTGCTGGCAAGAGAAAGGTTTTCCTGAATTTTTGCGCTCAGTGTTGCCATTGGACATTTAATTATCTGGCCTTGCATTCTTGTCATTACCGCAATCCAGATTTGACAGTTTGATTATTTAGTACTTTGGCCACTATGGAGAGGAGCAATTGAGTGCCAGAGGATGATCTTTAAGATCAGAAAAGTTGTCTTACGCTTGAAAAATTTGACCCCCCCCACCTGGCCTCCCAACCCCCAGCGCGTCACCCTCCTCTTCTGAAGTAATGGCTATACGCCCCTGGGCGGACGGAGGCCGGGGTGGGCAGAAAATGTCCTCCAGTTCGGGAATGACCATCTTCTTCGTTCGCGTTGCGTTTTGGGGGAATTACCTTAAGATGCGTGACGAAGTTGGACGTGACGCTGCGCTTGGCCTGGATTCTTGTGCCACACGCCTTGCAGTTGGATTCGATTTTGCCATTCTCGCCCTCGAACACAATATGAAAGTAATCCAAAATAGACACCTTGGAAACGGACGCCATGGGCGCAAACACTCCCGGCAGTCTGCGCCCCAATCCCAAATCGAGTTACGCGATCAaggacgacgatgatgatgaggatgatgaggatgatgacggGCTTGATGATGAGAGCGGTCCTTCGCCGGCGTGTTTACATCCCGGCCCCCCGGTCacgcaaattaaaaaaaaaaaacatatatatatatatatgtaagtatttacatatatataaaaagggGTGCAACAAAAAGACACAAACGCAGGAAATGGATCGCTTACACATCCGGCAAGCAAACGGAAGCGACTGCGGATGTGACCGGCAGCACAACCGCGAGGGGACGCAGGAGCCGAGAGCGCGCGCGTGCGCGATTGCGGAACAGGAAGTCCACGCAAGTGTCATTTCCGGTTGGCGCTTGAACCGATGCGCCGTCCCTTGACGTCACTCAGCGAGTTTCAGACAATATCGTCTGCTGTGTTGTACTCCGACTACAACTCGTACTGCTACTATGCCGCACAACTGTCAAAATCACGAACTGTGGCAGCAGCCGCCATGCATGCTGTAAATTCACTCAttcgttcaataaataaatgtttaaaaacaaacagttcttaaagattaaatgccaGTGTAATCtgccaaaacaaatacaactaaAGGCACTTGTCAGGGacagtttgcagttttaaaacctCAAGCAAGATTtccatgtagcctcacttcgctaaaaaaaaacacttcgaCAAAATAGCAGTGCTTGCAGTAGTCAGCTAGCATTAGGAATTCAACAAGCCGACGTTAACCACGGCCGCTACGTTGGTAGCATGATTCACTCATCATAACTTGTGAACTATAGCAATAAATGTTACCGGTTTGGcgttttggaatgtacaattgTGCTAGCAGTAGTCAGCTAGCATTAGCAATTCAACACGCCGACGTTAACCACGGCCGCTACGTTGGTAGCATGATTCACTCATCATAAAATGTGAACTATAGCAATAAATGTTACCGGTTTGGcgttttggaatgtacaattgTGCTAGCAGTAGTCAGCTAGCATTAGCAATTCAACAAGCCGACGTTAACCACGGCCGCTACGTTCGTAGCATGATTCACTCATCATAAAGTGTTAACTATAGCAATAAATGTTACCAGTTTGGcgttttggaatgtacaatcaattactCAGCTTCCGCTTGCTAGTCTTATGCCCAGTTGTTAGCAAACGAGAAAcaggcatttattttattttccggAGGTGAATATTCCAaaatagtttcagcaaagctcctgaagcttgaatcaaggcaactagACTCGTCTtgattttacaattattattttgtatgttCCCCCCACCGCAGATTTTATTAAGCACAGtcaacaacacatttacaatGAAGGATGACTCATAAATCAAGAACAAccaaatgattattttcatcTTCAGCGTCCTGGTCTGTCATCCTTTGTCCTCTTTCTCTCATCTTTCTCTCGAAAGCAGCGCTTTAGCTCTTGCCTGGTGTTTAAAATGAGCACTTGAAGAGTTGCAATCTCGGCAGACAGCtcaatgacttaaaaaaaataaaataaaaaaaaaaaagagagagcacAAAGAATGGGCTTTCATTAGTCGTCCGCAGTGTAATCTACTACTTGACACATTCGAAGGCTGTACATCATCAGCGGATAATAATTACTATAAGAATAATGTAATAAATTCATTCATGTAATGAAAATTTCATTGGTTTACATGATCAGCTGATAATGGCtaggcattttattttatttgttttttttattttgtttaaatatgtcatttttgttttgttatagaAAGCAGAGCGGTTGTATCAGTCTTGGaaacatgaatatatatatattttttttccatacaacagttttcattttccatacctggaaatttatgaaatcaaattccatactttcAATTTTGCGCAGGAACCCTGGttctagagcacaggtgtcaaactcaaggcccgggagccaaatctggcccgcaaAGTCATTTCATGAGGCCAGCGAATGCAAATCATctttgtcaacttccatgattattgctcaaattctcataaaatcataacaataaatagtatcgttgagacattgcaagcattttctgtttacggtaacttgaacaatagttgaacaaactattatccttgacttctgatttcaaaactaggtatccatcaatttgttgcgtGTATGGAAtaatgaggtgactaaacatttgtatggtttcacagtcaacggccctctgagggcaaccgtgactacaatgtggcccgcgacaaaaatgagtttgacacacctgttcTAGAGGGAGCGCACACAAAAAATGCATGTGGATGTAGACAGCTGAGGAAGGCATTTTCTTCTACTTGAACAAATTCGATTTGGACTTTGGTTCATCACCTTGCTTGAATGACAACTGGGCTTGTTTCAGGGATTGTGGCACCAAAATACCAAACCAATGAAGTGGGTTTCGCTGAGGATTCTGTTCACTTTTTGAGGCTGGAAGGTCTTCAGGTGATGTTTTACGACTTAATTCTTCAACTGCTTCCTTTTCACCGCTAACGTTTTTAGGTTTTATTCTTCTTCTGATgcctgtgggaggggggggggggggggggggggggggggacaaatctaaaatgaagaaaatggtgTGAAAAGATAcgacatacattttaaaatggaccATAGTCCTACCTTCCTCTTGTGGGCCAATGTCTTCAACAGGTGCATTGGTGTAATGACACTCTCTATTATACTTTGGGGACTCACTGCAGAACTCGACATTTTCGTGAGCAAGTGTTCTGTACACACAAAGTCAAATCACTACCAATGGAAAAAACAGTCGTCCTTTTTGAATAAGTGAGAAATCATTTAATATCTAAATCATACTGGATTTCTCACCTTACACGAACAGAGACCAGTGGCTTTATCTCACTTGCATACTGAAGAGCTGACACTTGCTTGTTCCCCATGGAATATCGCGCCTTGGAAATGAAGAACCATCCCTGCAGAGAGCAGGAAATGGTGAGACTGCATGACACATGCGGAACAAAAggaacacattacaaacaaaaactagaGCAATATGCTGCCTACAATTACTGGTGCAGATAATGAATTGAACCTGCCTTGAGGATAAAAGACAGATATGACATGGTGGGGGAAAGCAGTGCGTACATATAACGTGCACACACAATGCTAACTTGTGGCCACAAAATACTCATTCGTGTCCCCGAAATACTGTGTGCATGAAATACTCATTTGTGGGTGTCATATCGTTCCTATAAACAACCTGGACGTCTCGGTAACCAAATGGAGCGCACCTTCGATAGAACATGCAGTACGCGACGTCCTTAGGGTAaagcttttattatttatttgtttgtttgttatttataTAAAGGccagactgtctaatatataAATGTTCTCTACACCTGCCGTACAAATTCTAGAGAAGGTGCGCTCGATTTGTTTGACCCAACTGCCGAGCACGGAGCCACCGCTTCTCAATGAGCATTTTCTGCGCAGTGTATAATCTCCACTGTGGCCACAATTCCCATTAAATAGAAAACAAAGCTATCTTTGCGTCGCTACCTGCTCGATGAGGGAGTTGAGAC is a window encoding:
- the ccdc115 gene encoding coiled-coil domain-containing protein 115 isoform X1 — encoded protein: MDESAQLLDEKMLAFMDQMELLEEKRARLNSLIEQGWFFISKARYSMGNKQVSALQYASEIKPLVSVRVRTLAHENVEFCSESPKYNRECHYTNAPVEDIGPQEEGIRRRIKPKNVSGEKEAVEELSRKTSPEDLPASKSEQNPQRNPLHWFGILVPQSLKQAQLSFKQVIELSAEIATLQVLILNTRQELKRCFREKDERKRTKDDRPGR
- the ccdc115 gene encoding coiled-coil domain-containing protein 115 isoform X2 — its product is MKRCLLSWTRWNYWRKNEPVSTPSSSSLTISCSLQGWFFISKARYSMGNKQVSALQYASEIKPLVSVRVRTLAHENVEFCSESPKYNRECHYTNAPVEDIGPQEEGIRRRIKPKNVSGEKEAVEELSRKTSPEDLPASKSEQNPQRNPLHWFGILVPQSLKQAQLSFKQVIELSAEIATLQVLILNTRQELKRCFREKDERKRTKDDRPGR